A stretch of the Sphingomonas sp. CL5.1 genome encodes the following:
- a CDS encoding acyl carrier protein: MSETADRVKKIVVEHLGVEADKVTEDASFIDDLGADSLDIVELVMAFEEEFGVEIPDDAAEKITTVKDAISYIDEHKG; this comes from the coding sequence GACCGCCGACCGCGTGAAGAAGATCGTCGTCGAGCACCTCGGTGTCGAGGCCGACAAGGTGACCGAAGACGCGAGCTTCATCGACGATCTCGGTGCCGACAGTCTCGATATCGTCGAGCTGGTGATGGCGTTCGAGGAAGAATTCGGTGTCGAGATTCCTGACGACGCCGCCGAGAAGATCACGACCGTCAAGGACGCGATCAGCTATATCGACGAGCACAAGGGCTGA